A window of the Zeugodacus cucurbitae isolate PBARC_wt_2022May chromosome 2, idZeuCucr1.2, whole genome shotgun sequence genome harbors these coding sequences:
- the LOC128919962 gene encoding uncharacterized protein LOC128919962, translated as MAEDEALNQLEENLHARNVEVAKVSIKIPPFWHAKPELWIAQVESQFIAGGMTSDKTKYHTVVAAIESNVLAQISDIILNPPNSDLYLTLKNRLITQFADSEQKRVKKLLQEQELGDMRPSQLLREMRSLAGSEINDNILKSIWMSRLPSNMRLIISISNEPLDKLALLADKISEVSDTPQVHAVEAQHITTQAQSSIEKQLAEIVKEIASIKANINHRSRSRSRNRPPSRSGKQNESSNGLCWYHLKFGNEAKKCRSPCAKKLN; from the coding sequence ATGGCCGAGGACGAAGCACTCAACCAGTTAGAAGAAAATTTGCACGCCCGCAACGTGGAAGTGGCAAAAGTTTCGATAAAGATTCCACCATTCTGGCACGCAAAGCCAGAACTGTGGATCGCACAAGTGGAGTCGCAATTTATTGCCGGAGGAATGACGAGCGACAAAACCAAGTATCACACCGTCGTGGCCGCAATAGAAAGCAACGTGCTGGCTCAAATAAGTGATATAATTTTAAACCCCCCAAACAGTGACTTATATCTCACGCTGAAAAATCGCTTAATCACGCAATTCGCTGACTCGGAGCAAAAACGTGTTAAAAAACTACTGCAAGAGCAAGAGCTTGGTGATATGCGGCCATCACAGCTCTTGCGCGAAATGCGTAGTTTAGCCGGCAGCGAAATAAATGACAACATTCTAAAGTCCATCTGGATGAGTCGACTACCATCCAATATGCGTCTAATAATTTCCATCAGCAATGAACCTCTGGACAAACTAGCCCTACTCGCAGACAAAATAAGTGAGGTTAGCGACACACCACAGGTACACGCGGTCGAAGCCCAACACATAACCACGCAAGCGCAATCCAGCATCGAGAAACAATTAGCTGAAATTGTAAAAGAGATAGCTTcgattaaagcaaatattaatcaTCGATCCAGAAGTCGAAGCAGGAACCGTCCTCCATCTCGTTCCGGCAAGCAAAATGAGAGCTCAAATGGTCTGTGCTGGTACCACCTGAAATTCGGCAACGAAGCCAAAAAATGTCGCAGCCCCTGCGCAAAAAAGTTAAACTAA